In a single window of the Flavobacterium sp. W4I14 genome:
- a CDS encoding 4-alpha-glucanotransferase (product_source=COG1640; cath_funfam=3.20.20.80; cog=COG1640; pfam=PF02446; superfamily=51445) produces MAMIRLCYSSIAEIAIIPMQDIMQLGDTAKMNTPGKASGNWAWRVDEGFITEKTINWLKSETELYGR; encoded by the coding sequence ATGGCCATGATCAGGCTTTGCTATTCTTCAATTGCTGAAATTGCAATAATCCCCATGCAGGATATTATGCAGTTAGGTGATACAGCTAAGATGAATACGCCGGGTAAAGCATCCGGTAACTGGGCATGGCGGGTAGATGAAGGATTTATTACCGAAAAAACGATAAACTGGTTAAAATCAGAAACTGAACTTTACGGACGCTAA